The region aaatcacaaaaaaatattagtaTCTAATATTTAggttatttttcttttcacTTTCAACTGTTGGGCACAACCAATATTTATCTGGAGCTATGTTATCACTTCTATGAATGTCAGTAAATATGGCTGGTGCTTTGCTGCTCTTATCGGTAGTGGGGGCATCGTCTCTTGGAACTATTCCCTAAGAAtcaacaaatttatatgaacaGAAATATGTACgcatatatgtttatgtTGAGAAAAAACGtggtatttattataaagtcatatttattaccaCATAACAcgaatatattaaaaaacacAAACAATTAACttcttatttattaattaccATTTTGGTATGAACAAACGAATCCCTTCTGTTTTTTCTAGCAtcttgttttttataagttGCATATGCATCAAATTCTGAGAAGTTTTGAACAATAATATTGGAACAGCCAGGCTTTCTTTCCACCATAATTTCTGTTCTGCCACTTGATTTATCTGTTACCGCATATTTcgtagaaaaatatttatcgaTTTCACTATCATTAACATGCCTAGATAATGCTCTTTTTGGTGTTAATACATGTCCTTTgtcagaaaaaaaacattttgaaTCATTTAATTCTGCATCActtacattattttgtataatgTCCTTTAATAATTCCCCATGGTGGTttgtatcatttttaaCTCGTCTATTTCTTACATcgatatcatttttaatttctgATTGCAAGCCTGCATAATTCATATCACTGTTTCTATGTTTGAGACcgtattt is a window of Plasmodium vinckei vinckei genome assembly, chromosome: PVVCY_14 DNA encoding:
- a CDS encoding subpellicular microtubule protein 2, putative, which gives rise to MEEYNYAGLSSERLDYLKNFDVRKRSAFNGNSFSYGNNIYGILHNCPNEKKNIADGCFLKYGLKHRNSDMNYAGLQSEIKNDIDVRNRRVKNDTNHHGELLKDIIQNNVSDAELNDSKCFFSDKGHVLTPKRALSRHVNDSEIDKYFSTKYAVTDKSSGRTEIMVERKPGCSNIIVQNFSEFDAYATYKKQDARKNRRDSFVHTKMGIVPRDDAPTTDKSSKAPAIFTDIHRSDNIAPDKYWLCPTVESEKKNNLNIRY